The following is a genomic window from Adhaeribacter radiodurans.
AAACCGCCAGTCTCAGTCCGGGTGAGGTGATAGGCGTCTACCAGGATCGTAGTGGAACCCGCTGGGTACCGACTAAAGGTGGGCTGGACCGGATCGATGACCTATCGGGCCAGTTTACCCACTACCGCCACGATCCCAATGATTCCACCTCCATTAGTGCCAGTTCCTGTCTGCAAGTCCTGGAGGACCATACCGGGGCCTTCTGGGTGGCTACCAATGGTGGGGGGCTCAACTTACTAGATCGAGCCACCGGAAAGTTTACCCTTACCAATATCCCTCGTTGGGAAGTGATTACGCAATTGCTAGAGGATGCCTCCGGTACGCTCTGGGTGTCGGCCTCCAGCGGGTTATACCGGTATGACCAACTGGGCAAGCGATTCCTGCCTTTTCTGGACCCTGGCTCAGGCAAAACCTTCCCTTTTGTAAGAGCTCTATTGGAAGACAATGGCGGCAACTTGTGGGCCGCTACCCCAAATGGTATTGTAGCCATTGATACTCCACGTGACTCTCTCCGTTGGTTTGGTGCCAATTATGGCATTCCGCCCGGGGAAGATATTTTCTTCGGTTCCCGTTACAAAAGCCGGGACGGCACCCTGTTTTTTGGAAGTATGGACAAATATTTCCACTTTCGGCCAGAAGCCCTCCTAAAGAGCCGGCCGATACCGCCAATGCTGGTGCTCTCTGCTCTGCGGGTACGCAATCATCTGGTAACTTCCCAGCCCAACGGCCCTTTGCGCGAGAGCTTAGCCAAGGCCGCCACGATTCATCTTGCCCACGACCAAAGCATTTTTTCCCTTGATTTTGTGGCCATCGACTACCGCCATCCTGACCAGCACCTGTATACCTATCGGCTGGAAAACTACGATTTGGGCTGGCGACCAGTAAGCAGTGAACGCACCGCCAACTATTATAACGTGCCACCCGGAGAACATCGGTTTCGGATCAGAGCAGCTAATAGTGATGGCATATGGGTTGAAAAAGAAGTAATGATACTTATAGCTCCTCCTTGGTGGCGAACCACCTGGGCCTATGCCCTGTACGTGCTAGCTTTTGCTGGCATATTCTATGGCGGTTGGCAAACCTTGCTGGGCAGGGAACGCGCCAAAAATAAACGTAAGTTGACCCAACTCAAAGCCGAGCAGTTGTTGGAGATCGAGCGGCTCAAGTCGCGTTTCTTCGCTAACATCTCCCACGAACTCCGCACGCCATTAACCTTGATCCTTAGTCCCCTGGAAAAGAAGCTGCGGACGCTAGAGGCTAATCATCCAGATCAGGCCGATTTCCGGTTGATGCAACGGAATGGCCAGCGGCTGCTGCACCTGGTCAACCAGCTGTTGGACCTCTCTAAGCTGGAAGCGGGCAAAATGAAGCTGGAAACTCAGCAAGGTGATCTCGTGCCTTTCTTCCACCGAATTACGGATGCGTTCGCATCCCTGGCCGAGGATCGAAAGATACATTTCACAGTACTGGCTCCCGCTGAAAGCCGCTGGGTAAGCTTCGACGCCGATAAATTGGAAAAAATCCTCAATAACCTGCTCTCTAATGCCTTCAAGTTTACGCTTGCCCATGGCGAGGTTACTGCTATCTTAACTTTAAAATTCAGCCTGACTCCCTTAATCCTACCGTCAGAAAAAGTTTTCCTCCAAGCCGAGTTTACGGTTCAGGACACGGGCATTGGGATTTCACCCCAGCAGCTGGAGTTGATATTTGACCGCTTTCACCAAGTAGACAATTCCCTCACCCGTGAGCAGGAAGGCACGGGTATTGGCCTTTCTCTGACGCGCGAGCTAGTAGAATTGCATGAGGGTACTATTGTTGTAAACAGTGAGCCCGGAAAAGGAAGTCAGTTTGTCGTTACTCTTCCTCTGGAACTGGTGCCTCTATGGAAGCAGGATGGAACCGAACCAGCTCAGGAGGAGAGTTATCCGGCCTTTAACGCGATACCTATCCAGCGAGCTGAACGGGTGATAACCAAGGAAGTAGCTCCTTTAGAATCTAATCACCAGGTTCCATTGGTGTTAGTGGTGGAGGACAATGCCGATTTGCGTCAGTTCATTAGCCAATCACTGACAGAGTTTTCTTTTTTTGAGGTCATCGAAGCAATCAACGGGGTAGAGGGGCTTCACCAAGCCTTGGAACACATTCCCGATTTGATTATTAGC
Proteins encoded in this region:
- a CDS encoding hybrid sensor histidine kinase/response regulator transcription factor, which codes for MLPLWAQDITFENVTLPPGSDPHDMFDIRQDPQGYLWVATTMGLMRYNGYNWSTYQHDPKNTHSLINDNVKTVCPTRDGLVWVGTWGMGLDCLDPETGKVTHHQLVNRKDYNYGENHIACILEDRKGNLWVGAKSGLYRRDAKTGRFVHYASRAQDSTSLSHPQVNVIYEDQEGTLWIGTGDPEANQPLGGGLNKLDPQTGRFTRYLHQPTNVHSLVDNRILALFEDSRGTFWVGTAGNGLHTMDRKKGQFTRFPYQENHPEKLSRPYSKLKEIRETSFNGFGIRFIVEDPTGAIWIGTYDGGANRFEPTSGRVTHFETPADGLPDYNLLSAYRTREGVLWMGTLLGHLIKVVTRPKLITRVNTSSGVHIFREDSAGTLWMGTISGLIAREPVSTSSRAWLRQISEQTSLLTDHVTRLDPDQQGNWWISTWRNGLYCYQPADQRFIHYQHDSLQTASLSPGEVIGVYQDRSGTRWVPTKGGLDRIDDLSGQFTHYRHDPNDSTSISASSCLQVLEDHTGAFWVATNGGGLNLLDRATGKFTLTNIPRWEVITQLLEDASGTLWVSASSGLYRYDQLGKRFLPFLDPGSGKTFPFVRALLEDNGGNLWAATPNGIVAIDTPRDSLRWFGANYGIPPGEDIFFGSRYKSRDGTLFFGSMDKYFHFRPEALLKSRPIPPMLVLSALRVRNHLVTSQPNGPLRESLAKAATIHLAHDQSIFSLDFVAIDYRHPDQHLYTYRLENYDLGWRPVSSERTANYYNVPPGEHRFRIRAANSDGIWVEKEVMILIAPPWWRTTWAYALYVLAFAGIFYGGWQTLLGRERAKNKRKLTQLKAEQLLEIERLKSRFFANISHELRTPLTLILSPLEKKLRTLEANHPDQADFRLMQRNGQRLLHLVNQLLDLSKLEAGKMKLETQQGDLVPFFHRITDAFASLAEDRKIHFTVLAPAESRWVSFDADKLEKILNNLLSNAFKFTLAHGEVTAILTLKFSLTPLILPSEKVFLQAEFTVQDTGIGISPQQLELIFDRFHQVDNSLTREQEGTGIGLSLTRELVELHEGTIVVNSEPGKGSQFVVTLPLELVPLWKQDGTEPAQEESYPAFNAIPIQRAERVITKEVAPLESNHQVPLVLVVEDNADLRQFISQSLTEFSFFEVIEAINGVEGLHQALEHIPDLIISDIMMPQMDGIALCHKLKTDEKTSHIPIVLLTAKASGDSKVEGLETGADDYLTKPFQLRELMVRLHNLIEGRRKLRERYSRQVRVQPKDIAITSADERFLTRAMVLLEQHIGEVDFSVERLGKEIGMSRMQLYRKLQALTGQSPSDFIKTMRLQYAAQLLVKNSGTVSEISYQVGFSSHSYFSKCFAEQYGRTPSEYVADQAPTS